The following are encoded together in the Streptomyces rapamycinicus NRRL 5491 genome:
- a CDS encoding CDP-alcohol phosphatidyltransferase family protein, protein MALNNPYNTTPLRNETAVGAAAQLLLLVLLGTAIDLGPAGWLTGLAFAVATWAVLTRALQRSWLASFGAANRVTLARATLVGGVTALVADSFESPTPVTALVALTAVALILDAVDGQVARRTGTSSSLGARFDMEVDAVLILVLSIYVATLLGPWVLLIGAMRYAFVAAARVLPWLNGRLPPSTARKTVAALQGVLLLVVGADVLPYPAAFGAALLALTLLSWSFARDIRWLWRTRADRAQ, encoded by the coding sequence GTGGCCCTGAACAATCCCTACAACACGACGCCGTTGCGGAACGAGACGGCGGTGGGCGCGGCCGCTCAGCTGCTGTTGCTCGTCCTGCTCGGCACGGCGATCGACCTCGGGCCCGCGGGCTGGCTGACCGGCCTGGCCTTCGCGGTCGCCACCTGGGCCGTGCTCACCCGCGCCCTGCAACGGTCCTGGCTCGCCTCCTTCGGCGCGGCCAACCGCGTCACCCTGGCGCGGGCCACGCTCGTCGGCGGGGTGACCGCGCTGGTCGCCGACTCCTTCGAGAGCCCGACGCCGGTCACCGCCCTGGTGGCGCTCACCGCGGTCGCGCTGATCCTCGACGCGGTCGACGGACAGGTCGCGCGCCGCACCGGCACCTCGTCCTCCCTGGGCGCGCGGTTCGACATGGAGGTCGACGCCGTCCTCATCCTGGTGCTCAGCATCTATGTGGCCACCCTCCTCGGCCCCTGGGTGCTGCTGATCGGCGCCATGCGCTACGCCTTCGTCGCCGCGGCAAGGGTGCTGCCCTGGCTGAACGGCCGGCTGCCCCCGAGCACGGCCCGCAAGACGGTGGCCGCGCTCCAGGGCGTCCTGCTGCTGGTCGTCGGCGCCGATGTGCTCCCGTATCCGGCGGCCTTCGGCGCCGCCCTGCTGGCCCTGACCCTGCTCAGCTGGTCCTTCGCCCGCGACATCAGGTGGCTGTGGCGCACCCGGGCCGACCGGGCGCAGTGA
- the kdpB gene encoding potassium-transporting ATPase subunit KdpB produces MTNRIGNHEDSMSTATPTRAPHSGVPTGHTPAEDRVGAGLFDPEQLLRSLPDAFRKLDPRVMVKSPVMFVVLVGSVLTTAFSCQDPGDWFGWAISAWLWLTVIFANLAEAVAEGRGKAQADTLRKAKTDTVARRLLGDGSEERIPGTGLTIGDLVVCEAGDVIPGDGDVVEGVASVDESAITGESAPVIRESGGDRSAVTGGTKVLSDRIVIRITTKPGETFIDRMINLVEGAARQKTPNEIALNILLASLTIAFLLACATLPPFADYAGTHLTMVVLVALLVCLIPTTIGALLSAIGIAGMDRLVQRNVLAMSGRAVEAAGDVSTLLLDKTGTITLGNRRAAEFVPVPGTTEAEVADAAQLSSLADETPEGRSVVVLAKEAYGLRERHQGELVGAEWIEFTAQTRMSGVDVGERKIRKGAAGSVIAWVRERSGTDAQDAVAEADADADADRIVHRISAAGGTPLLVAVHDADGARVLGVIHLKDVVKEGMRERFDELRRMGIKTVMITGDNPLTAKAIAEEAGVDDFLAEATPEDKMALIKREQAGGKLVAMTGDGTNDAPALAQADVGVAMNTGTSAAKEAGNMVDLDSNPTKLIEIVEIGKQLLITRGALTTFSIANDVAKYFAIIPALFAAVYPGLDKLNIMRLSSPDSAILSAVIFNALIIITLVPLALRGVRYRPMSADRMLRRNLGIYGLGGLIAPFVGIKIIDILISLIPGIG; encoded by the coding sequence ATGACCAACCGCATAGGAAACCACGAGGACTCCATGTCCACTGCCACTCCGACCAGGGCGCCGCACAGCGGCGTTCCCACCGGGCACACCCCGGCCGAGGACCGTGTCGGCGCGGGTCTCTTCGACCCCGAGCAGCTGCTGCGGTCGCTGCCGGACGCCTTCCGCAAGCTGGATCCGCGGGTGATGGTGAAGTCGCCCGTCATGTTCGTCGTACTGGTCGGGTCCGTACTGACCACCGCGTTCTCGTGTCAGGACCCGGGCGACTGGTTCGGCTGGGCGATCAGCGCCTGGCTGTGGCTGACCGTGATCTTCGCCAATCTGGCGGAGGCGGTCGCCGAGGGCCGTGGCAAGGCGCAGGCCGACACCCTGCGCAAGGCCAAGACCGACACCGTCGCGCGACGGCTGCTGGGGGACGGCTCGGAGGAGCGGATCCCCGGTACCGGGCTGACCATCGGTGACCTGGTGGTCTGCGAGGCCGGCGATGTCATCCCCGGCGACGGCGATGTCGTGGAGGGCGTCGCCTCGGTCGACGAGTCGGCGATCACCGGCGAGTCGGCGCCGGTCATCCGGGAGTCCGGTGGCGACCGCTCGGCCGTGACCGGCGGGACGAAGGTGCTGTCCGACCGCATCGTCATCAGGATCACCACCAAGCCCGGCGAGACCTTCATCGACCGGATGATCAACCTGGTGGAGGGCGCCGCACGGCAGAAGACGCCCAACGAGATCGCGCTGAACATCCTGCTCGCCTCGCTGACCATCGCGTTCCTGCTCGCCTGCGCCACGCTGCCGCCGTTCGCGGATTACGCGGGCACGCATCTGACGATGGTGGTGCTCGTGGCGCTGCTGGTCTGTCTGATCCCGACGACGATCGGCGCCCTGCTGTCGGCGATCGGCATCGCGGGCATGGACCGGCTGGTGCAGCGCAATGTGCTGGCGATGTCGGGCCGGGCGGTCGAGGCCGCCGGTGACGTCTCCACGCTGCTGCTCGACAAGACCGGCACCATCACCCTGGGCAACCGGCGGGCGGCGGAGTTCGTGCCGGTGCCCGGCACCACCGAGGCCGAGGTGGCGGACGCCGCCCAGCTGTCCTCGCTGGCCGACGAGACCCCCGAGGGCCGGTCCGTCGTCGTCCTGGCGAAGGAGGCGTACGGGCTGCGCGAGCGCCACCAGGGCGAGTTGGTGGGGGCCGAGTGGATCGAGTTCACCGCGCAGACCCGGATGTCGGGTGTGGACGTCGGCGAGCGGAAGATCCGCAAGGGGGCGGCCGGTTCGGTCATCGCCTGGGTCCGGGAGCGGAGCGGCACGGACGCCCAGGACGCGGTCGCGGAGGCGGACGCTGACGCTGACGCTGACCGGATCGTCCACCGGATCTCCGCGGCCGGTGGCACCCCGCTGCTGGTGGCGGTGCACGACGCCGACGGGGCCCGGGTCCTGGGCGTCATCCACCTCAAGGACGTGGTCAAGGAGGGCATGCGGGAACGGTTCGACGAGCTGCGCCGCATGGGCATCAAGACCGTCATGATCACGGGTGACAATCCGCTGACGGCCAAGGCGATAGCGGAGGAGGCGGGCGTCGACGACTTCCTCGCCGAGGCCACTCCCGAGGACAAGATGGCCCTGATCAAACGGGAGCAGGCGGGCGGCAAGCTGGTCGCGATGACCGGGGACGGCACCAACGACGCCCCGGCGCTGGCGCAGGCGGACGTCGGGGTGGCGATGAACACCGGTACGTCGGCCGCCAAGGAGGCCGGCAACATGGTCGACCTCGACTCCAATCCGACCAAGCTGATCGAGATCGTGGAGATCGGCAAGCAGTTGCTGATCACCCGGGGCGCGTTGACCACCTTCTCCATCGCCAATGACGTCGCGAAGTACTTCGCGATCATCCCGGCGCTCTTCGCGGCGGTCTACCCGGGCCTGGACAAGCTGAACATCATGCGGTTGTCCTCGCCGGACTCGGCGATCCTGTCCGCGGTCATCTTCAACGCGCTGATCATCATCACACTGGTGCCGCTCGCCCTGCGGGGCGTGCGCTACCGGCCGATGAGCGCGGACCGGATGCTGCGGCGCAACCTCGGGATCTACGGTCTCGGCGGCCTGATCGCGCCCTTCGTCGGCATCAAGATCATCGACATCCTCATCTCCCTCATCCCCGGGATCGGCTGA
- a CDS encoding zinc-dependent alcohol dehydrogenase translates to MTRTARAFWLRSPGHGEIREVDLAEPGPEDVVVRTLCSGVSRGTETLVFRGGVPESQYSAMRAPFQDGEFPGPVKYGYLNVGLVEEGPASLRGRTVFSLYPHQTRYVVPASAVTPVPEGVPAPRAVLAGTVETAVNAAWDAAPLLGDRIAVVGAGMVGASVAAVLSRFPAVRVQLVDADPARAEVARALGVDFALPGEAAGDLDLVVHASATEQGLARSLELLAPEGTVLELSWYGDRRIGLPLGEAFHSRRLTVRSSQVGTVSPARGARRSYGDRMALALELLADPAFDALVTGECGFEELPEVLPRLASGEIPGLCHRVRYDAESAVSSV, encoded by the coding sequence ATGACGCGCACCGCCCGTGCCTTCTGGCTCCGCTCCCCCGGCCATGGCGAGATACGGGAGGTGGACCTGGCCGAACCCGGTCCCGAGGACGTGGTGGTGCGCACGCTGTGCTCCGGGGTGAGCCGCGGTACGGAGACCCTGGTCTTCCGCGGTGGCGTACCGGAGAGCCAGTACTCCGCGATGCGCGCGCCGTTCCAGGACGGCGAGTTCCCGGGGCCGGTGAAGTACGGCTATCTCAATGTGGGGCTGGTCGAGGAGGGGCCGGCGTCCCTGCGGGGGCGCACCGTCTTCAGTCTGTATCCGCATCAGACCCGCTATGTGGTCCCGGCGAGCGCGGTGACCCCGGTGCCGGAGGGCGTGCCCGCGCCGCGCGCGGTGCTGGCGGGGACGGTGGAGACCGCGGTGAACGCCGCGTGGGACGCCGCGCCGCTGCTGGGCGACCGGATCGCGGTGGTGGGGGCGGGGATGGTGGGTGCCTCCGTCGCGGCGGTGCTGTCCCGGTTCCCGGCCGTACGGGTGCAGCTGGTGGACGCCGACCCGGCGCGCGCGGAGGTCGCGCGGGCGCTCGGGGTGGACTTCGCGCTCCCCGGGGAGGCGGCGGGCGACCTCGATCTGGTGGTGCACGCCAGCGCCACCGAACAGGGGCTCGCGCGCTCGCTGGAGCTCCTCGCCCCGGAGGGCACCGTACTGGAGCTGAGCTGGTACGGGGACCGGCGGATCGGCCTGCCGCTGGGCGAGGCGTTCCACTCCCGGCGGCTGACGGTGCGCAGCAGCCAGGTGGGGACGGTGTCCCCGGCCCGGGGCGCCCGCCGCTCCTACGGCGACCGGATGGCGCTGGCGCTCGAACTGCTCGCCGACCCCGCCTTCGACGCCCTCGTCACCGGCGAATGCGGTTTCGAGGAGCTTCCCGAGGTGCTTCCGCGGCTCGCGTCGGGCGAGATTCCGGGGCTGTGCCACCGGGTTCGCTACGACGCGGAATCTGCCGTGTCATCCGTCTGA
- a CDS encoding SDR family oxidoreductase, protein MTTTLITGANKGLGFETARRLIAAGHTVYLGSRDAERGRRAAERLGAGARLVVLDVTDDASVAAAAKTVEADGGLDVLINNAGVEARMPDGGVIGAAEVTADMMKEVFETNVFGVVRVTHAFLPLLRRSAAPVVVNVSSGLASLDRVSTPGTPMHAYPGVAYPASKATVNMVTVQYAKAFPEMRINAVEPGYTATDLNGHTGHQTVEQGAEIIVRMATVGPDGPTGGYFDIEGTLPW, encoded by the coding sequence ATGACGACAACACTCATCACCGGAGCGAACAAGGGTCTCGGCTTCGAGACCGCCCGCCGTCTGATCGCCGCGGGCCACACCGTCTATCTGGGCAGCCGGGACGCCGAGCGCGGGCGTCGCGCCGCCGAGCGGCTGGGGGCGGGGGCGCGGCTGGTCGTCCTCGATGTCACCGATGACGCGTCCGTGGCCGCCGCCGCGAAGACGGTCGAGGCCGACGGCGGACTGGATGTACTGATCAACAACGCCGGTGTCGAGGCGCGGATGCCGGACGGCGGGGTGATCGGCGCCGCCGAGGTCACCGCCGACATGATGAAGGAGGTGTTCGAGACGAACGTCTTCGGCGTGGTGCGGGTGACCCATGCCTTCCTGCCGCTGCTGCGGCGGTCCGCCGCGCCGGTCGTGGTCAATGTCAGCAGCGGGCTGGCCTCACTGGACCGGGTCTCCACCCCGGGCACCCCCATGCACGCCTATCCGGGGGTCGCCTATCCGGCGTCGAAGGCCACGGTCAACATGGTCACCGTGCAGTACGCGAAGGCGTTCCCGGAGATGCGGATCAACGCCGTGGAGCCCGGCTACACCGCGACGGACCTCAACGGGCACACCGGTCACCAGACCGTCGAGCAGGGCGCCGAGATCATCGTCCGTATGGCGACGGTGGGCCCGGACGGCCCGACGGGAGGCTACTTCGACATCGAGGGCACCCTGCCCTGGTAG
- the kdpA gene encoding potassium-transporting ATPase subunit KdpA, with translation MSPVLSGVLQLLALMGALALAYVPLGNYMARVYSSDRHLRVEKWIYKGIGANPDTEMRWTAYLRGVLAFSAAGVLFLYLLQRLQGSLPGSLGFSSIEPAQAFDTAASFVTNTNWQSYAGEQAMGHVVQTAGLAVQNFVSAAVGIAVAVALVRGFARSRTGELGNFWADLVRGTVRVLVPVAAVAAVVLVACGAIQNFSGIHEVGQFMGGSQQWNGGAVASQEAIKELGTNGGGYFNANSAHPFENPTPFTNLFEIFLILVIPLALTRTFGVMVGSVKQGYAILATMVTIWVGFVALLMWTEFAHHGPALQAAGGAMEGKETRFGVGASALFGVSTTLTSTGAVDSFHSSFTGLGGGITMLGMMLGEIAPGGVGSGLYGMLIMAIIAVFIAGLMVGRTPEYLGKKIGSREIKLAACYILVTPALVLIFTAASMALPTPPDSMRGSGAHGFSEVLYAFTSASNNNGSAFAGLNANTDWYNTTTGLAMLFGRFVPMVFVLALAGSLAGQRPVPATAGTLRTEKPLFTGLLVGAILIITGLTYFPALALGPLAEGLA, from the coding sequence ATGAGTCCCGTACTCTCCGGCGTGCTACAGCTGCTCGCCCTCATGGGGGCGCTCGCGCTCGCCTACGTCCCCCTCGGCAACTACATGGCCAGGGTCTACTCCTCCGACAGGCATCTGCGGGTGGAGAAGTGGATCTACAAGGGCATCGGTGCCAACCCCGACACCGAGATGCGCTGGACCGCGTATCTGCGCGGGGTGCTGGCCTTCTCGGCGGCCGGGGTGCTCTTCCTCTATCTGCTGCAGCGGCTCCAGGGCAGCCTGCCCGGTTCGCTGGGGTTCTCCTCGATCGAGCCCGCGCAGGCGTTCGACACGGCCGCGTCCTTCGTGACGAACACCAACTGGCAGTCGTACGCCGGCGAGCAGGCCATGGGCCACGTCGTGCAGACCGCCGGGCTGGCCGTGCAGAACTTCGTGTCGGCGGCGGTGGGCATCGCCGTCGCGGTGGCGCTGGTGCGCGGCTTCGCGCGCTCGCGCACCGGTGAGCTCGGGAACTTCTGGGCCGATCTGGTGCGCGGCACGGTCCGCGTCCTGGTGCCGGTGGCGGCGGTCGCCGCTGTGGTGCTGGTCGCCTGCGGGGCGATCCAGAACTTCTCCGGCATTCACGAGGTCGGCCAGTTCATGGGCGGCTCGCAGCAGTGGAACGGCGGGGCCGTGGCCTCGCAGGAGGCCATCAAGGAGCTGGGCACCAACGGTGGCGGGTACTTCAACGCCAACAGCGCCCACCCGTTCGAGAACCCGACCCCGTTCACCAACCTCTTCGAGATCTTCCTGATCCTGGTCATCCCGCTGGCGCTGACCCGCACCTTCGGCGTCATGGTCGGCTCGGTCAAGCAGGGCTACGCGATCCTGGCGACCATGGTCACCATCTGGGTCGGCTTCGTCGCCCTGCTGATGTGGACCGAGTTCGCCCACCACGGCCCGGCGCTGCAGGCCGCCGGTGGTGCGATGGAGGGCAAGGAGACCCGCTTCGGGGTGGGCGCCTCGGCGCTCTTCGGGGTGTCGACCACGCTCACCTCGACCGGGGCGGTGGACTCCTTCCACTCCTCCTTCACCGGCCTGGGCGGCGGCATCACCATGCTCGGCATGATGCTGGGCGAGATCGCGCCCGGCGGTGTGGGCTCCGGGCTCTACGGGATGCTGATCATGGCCATCATCGCGGTGTTCATCGCCGGGCTGATGGTCGGCCGTACGCCCGAGTACCTGGGCAAGAAGATCGGTTCCCGCGAGATCAAGCTGGCGGCCTGCTACATCCTGGTCACCCCGGCGCTGGTGCTGATCTTCACCGCCGCCTCCATGGCCCTGCCGACGCCGCCGGACTCGATGCGGGGCTCCGGTGCGCACGGCTTCTCCGAGGTGCTGTACGCCTTCACCTCCGCCTCGAACAACAACGGCTCGGCCTTCGCGGGCCTGAACGCGAACACCGACTGGTACAACACCACGACCGGGCTCGCGATGCTGTTCGGCCGCTTCGTGCCCATGGTCTTCGTGCTGGCGCTCGCGGGCTCGCTCGCCGGGCAGCGGCCGGTCCCGGCCACCGCGGGCACTCTGCGCACCGAGAAGCCCCTGTTCACCGGGTTGCTGGTGGGCGCGATCCTGATCATCACCGGTCTGACGTACTTCCCGGCGCTGGCGCTGGGGCCGCTGGCCGAGGGGCTGGCGTGA
- the kdpF gene encoding K(+)-transporting ATPase subunit F: MTVENVVGLIVAVALLGYLVLALIFPERF, translated from the coding sequence GTGACCGTCGAAAACGTCGTCGGCCTGATCGTGGCCGTCGCCCTGCTGGGCTATCTCGTCCTCGCCCTGATCTTCCCGGAGAGGTTCTGA
- a CDS encoding helix-turn-helix transcriptional regulator has translation MATTEFGQAVRRWRDRVPPEAAGLPAGGQRRAAGLRREELALLAGISVDYVTRLEQGRASHPSTQVVEALARALRLSAAERAHLFRLAGLAPPGPETVPAYITPSVQRLLDRLTGTPVAVSDASWTLLMANPPYVALRGDPSRWRGNERNGVWRHFVSEDTSSRQTHEARNEFQAALVADLRTAAARYPADQRLRRLVAELRANSERFAELWDSGAVGHHEASRKTIDHPRVGPLTLDCDVLTVAGSDLRIVVYTAEPDTEDAERLALLTVLGTQTLTG, from the coding sequence ATGGCGACCACGGAGTTCGGACAGGCGGTACGGCGCTGGCGGGACCGGGTCCCACCGGAGGCCGCCGGGCTGCCGGCCGGCGGACAGCGGCGGGCGGCCGGGCTGCGCCGCGAGGAGCTGGCCCTGCTCGCCGGGATCTCCGTCGACTACGTCACCCGCCTCGAACAGGGCCGGGCCTCCCATCCCTCGACCCAGGTCGTGGAGGCCCTGGCCAGGGCGCTACGGCTGTCGGCGGCCGAGCGCGCCCACCTCTTCCGGCTGGCCGGGCTCGCCCCACCGGGCCCCGAGACGGTCCCCGCGTACATCACCCCGAGCGTCCAGCGACTGCTGGACCGGCTGACCGGAACGCCCGTCGCCGTGAGCGACGCGTCCTGGACGCTGCTCATGGCCAATCCGCCGTATGTGGCCCTGAGAGGCGATCCGTCCCGGTGGCGCGGCAACGAGCGCAACGGAGTCTGGCGCCACTTCGTCAGCGAGGACACCAGCTCCCGGCAGACACATGAGGCCCGGAACGAGTTCCAGGCCGCGCTGGTCGCCGACCTCCGTACGGCCGCCGCCCGCTACCCGGCCGACCAGCGGCTCCGGCGGCTGGTCGCGGAACTGCGCGCGAACAGCGAGCGGTTCGCCGAACTGTGGGACTCCGGCGCCGTCGGCCACCACGAGGCATCGCGCAAGACCATCGACCATCCACGGGTGGGCCCCCTGACGCTGGACTGCGACGTGCTCACCGTGGCGGGCAGCGATCTGCGCATCGTGGTCTACACCGCCGAGCCCGACACCGAGGACGCCGAACGCCTCGCCCTGCTCACGGTGCTGGGCACCCAGACGCTCACCGGCTAG
- a CDS encoding potassium-transporting ATPase subunit C has protein sequence MNHSVTNTVRLFGAGLRALLMLTLVTGVIYPLLVTGVAQGLFHDKANGSEITAHGEVVGSSLIGQSYDLPLKKGQETPEPDLKWFQGRPANGLGSNSVNTRYKLLLSGATNLSADSGDLLQQVRDAKAAVVRNNSVPGYTVKPSQVPAEAVTSSGSGLDPDISPRYAKIQVHRVAERNGLSVGQVETLVKDKTEGRTAGFIGEPRVNVLELNVALEDLVAQR, from the coding sequence ATGAACCACTCCGTCACGAACACCGTCCGGCTGTTCGGCGCCGGGCTGCGCGCCCTGCTGATGCTGACCCTGGTCACGGGCGTCATCTACCCGCTGCTGGTCACCGGCGTCGCCCAGGGGCTGTTCCACGACAAGGCGAACGGCTCCGAGATCACGGCACACGGCGAGGTCGTCGGCTCCTCGCTGATCGGGCAGTCGTACGACCTGCCGCTGAAGAAGGGTCAGGAGACCCCGGAACCCGATCTGAAGTGGTTCCAGGGACGTCCGGCGAACGGGCTCGGCAGCAACAGTGTCAACACCCGGTACAAGCTGCTGCTGTCCGGAGCCACCAACCTCTCCGCCGACAGCGGGGACCTCCTCCAGCAGGTCCGGGACGCCAAGGCCGCGGTCGTCAGGAACAACTCGGTGCCCGGCTACACCGTCAAGCCGTCCCAGGTCCCCGCAGAGGCGGTGACGTCCTCCGGCTCCGGTCTGGACCCGGACATCTCCCCGCGGTACGCGAAGATCCAGGTCCATCGGGTCGCGGAGCGGAACGGGCTGTCCGTCGGCCAGGTGGAGACGCTGGTCAAGGACAAGACCGAGGGCCGCACGGCCGGTTTCATCGGCGAGCCGCGGGTGAACGTCCTCGAACTGAACGTCGCGCTCGAGGATCTGGTGGCCCAGCGCTGA
- a CDS encoding sigma-70 family RNA polymerase sigma factor encodes MTNDFPRSREITSMTAGLPADFRAFHQLHRKAYIDRAMVYLGNHADAEEAVDAAFEQLLRCWPKVLTMENPAAYAWKVMKNRVIDLARARNRGPALLDNATFETAILKNAVDPIAALEESLNLYQAIKKLPERQQDVVILLHCRGYSVAETATHLGITEAGVRSTARYARRRLQQLLAKDNR; translated from the coding sequence GTGACCAACGACTTCCCGCGCTCGCGCGAGATCACCTCGATGACCGCCGGACTCCCCGCGGACTTCCGTGCCTTCCACCAACTCCACCGGAAGGCGTACATCGACCGGGCCATGGTCTACCTCGGCAACCACGCGGACGCCGAAGAGGCCGTCGACGCCGCCTTCGAACAACTCCTGCGCTGTTGGCCCAAGGTGCTGACCATGGAGAACCCGGCCGCCTACGCCTGGAAGGTCATGAAGAACCGGGTCATCGACCTCGCCAGGGCCCGCAACCGGGGCCCCGCCCTCCTGGACAACGCGACCTTCGAGACCGCGATCCTCAAGAACGCGGTCGACCCGATCGCCGCCCTGGAGGAGAGCCTGAACCTCTATCAGGCGATCAAGAAACTCCCCGAACGCCAGCAGGACGTGGTCATCCTGCTCCACTGCCGCGGCTACAGCGTCGCCGAGACCGCCACCCACCTCGGCATCACCGAGGCCGGTGTCCGCTCGACCGCCCGCTACGCCCGCCGCCGTCTGCAACAACTCCTGGCCAAGGACAACCGATGA